From a region of the Nitrospira sp. genome:
- a CDS encoding nitrile hydratase accessory protein, with protein sequence MFTRFEEYAATQMLGQPDSPPRSEGKLFFAEAWQRTVFGLALALSKEGHFEWEDFRHNLIHAIAAWEQNSCAGEIKWDYYEHYTRALIEVLEQCGVLEPGELERQMTPDRPNT encoded by the coding sequence ATGTTTACTCGATTCGAAGAATATGCCGCGACGCAAATGCTTGGGCAACCGGACTCGCCACCGCGGAGCGAAGGAAAACTGTTCTTTGCCGAAGCATGGCAACGCACGGTGTTCGGTCTGGCACTGGCGCTGTCCAAGGAAGGCCATTTTGAATGGGAGGATTTCAGGCACAATCTGATTCATGCGATCGCGGCGTGGGAACAAAATTCGTGTGCTGGCGAGATCAAATGGGACTACTACGAGCACTACACCAGGGCGCTGATTGAAGTACTCGAACAATGCGGAGTGCTCGAGCCGGGCGAACTGGAGCGGCAGATGACTCCAGACAGGCCAAACACGTGA
- a CDS encoding (2Fe-2S) ferredoxin domain-containing protein has protein sequence MAAQPVSQSDRLYLDSLTLALVVSGLGICTEEAVADLRRYLESQSITHTSGEFDASLERAKRYFSQGDAHLFLCDGEPCQQRRGFEATSTALQSEAERICCRISPTACQGPCKQAPVAMLRVGHGCELFSQFVGPREWEAVLGLAQRATQAKTLLVDAGTAQPFRFDPVHEPQKPSAALEHVRFLLGHFEGVVELPHEQRSIQKEVVGSWEAGGRFVSLRMAATYRRTNGEWDRHQAFIILGPDDKTGALVSRAYTDGGLIHEFDIVIEERRLMFADRVPHHVSAVAARKVLIPTAHGYHETLELDRGLGVYEPYYTIPMQRKERSISS, from the coding sequence ATGGCAGCGCAGCCAGTCAGTCAATCCGATAGGTTGTACCTAGACAGTCTTACCCTCGCACTAGTCGTCAGCGGCCTGGGTATCTGTACAGAGGAGGCGGTCGCGGATCTGCGCCGTTATCTCGAGTCCCAATCGATCACGCACACCTCAGGGGAATTCGACGCGTCCCTGGAGCGTGCGAAACGGTACTTTTCCCAAGGGGACGCCCATCTCTTTCTCTGCGACGGAGAGCCTTGTCAGCAACGGAGAGGTTTTGAGGCCACCTCCACCGCGCTGCAGTCTGAGGCGGAACGCATTTGCTGTCGCATATCACCCACGGCCTGCCAAGGGCCTTGCAAGCAAGCGCCGGTGGCGATGCTGCGGGTGGGCCATGGATGTGAATTATTTTCCCAATTCGTCGGCCCTCGGGAATGGGAGGCGGTATTGGGGTTGGCTCAACGAGCGACTCAGGCAAAGACCTTGCTCGTCGATGCCGGGACGGCGCAGCCGTTCCGGTTCGATCCCGTCCATGAACCGCAAAAGCCCAGTGCCGCGCTCGAACATGTCCGGTTTCTGTTAGGACATTTCGAAGGTGTGGTGGAGTTGCCTCATGAGCAACGATCTATTCAGAAGGAAGTGGTCGGAAGTTGGGAGGCGGGGGGGCGCTTTGTGAGTCTTCGGATGGCGGCCACCTATCGACGGACGAATGGTGAGTGGGATCGACATCAGGCCTTTATTATCCTGGGCCCGGACGATAAGACGGGGGCTCTCGTCAGCCGCGCTTACACGGATGGGGGATTGATCCATGAGTTTGACATCGTCATCGAGGAAAGGCGGCTGATGTTTGCGGATCGGGTGCCGCACCACGTGTCCGCAGTGGCCGCTCGAAAAGTGCTGATTCCCACCGCGCATGGCTATCATGAGACTCTGGAATTAGACCGGGGCCTTGGGGTCTACGAACCCTATTACACTATCCCCATGCAAAGGAAGGAGCGCTCGATTTCTTCATGA
- a CDS encoding RidA family protein has product MTADSIRAETRLKELGIKLPAPPKPFGTYVEAVQTGNLLFLTGMLPTEDHEAKFVGRVGAELDVETGRRAAHLAALNGLAVVRQYLGSLDNVTRIVRLGVSVATSGDVRDHPIVADGASELLQAVFGKDKNPCRLVYGVASLPLGAPVEVEFILEVQT; this is encoded by the coding sequence ATGACTGCCGACTCAATACGTGCAGAGACGCGGTTGAAAGAACTTGGCATCAAACTCCCGGCGCCGCCGAAGCCGTTCGGCACTTATGTGGAAGCGGTCCAGACGGGCAATCTTCTGTTTCTGACCGGGATGCTGCCGACGGAAGACCACGAGGCGAAATTCGTTGGACGCGTTGGCGCAGAGCTTGATGTCGAAACAGGTCGCCGGGCCGCTCACCTCGCGGCGCTGAATGGCCTCGCGGTGGTGCGACAATATTTGGGCTCGCTCGACAACGTGACGCGGATCGTCCGACTCGGTGTGTCGGTGGCGACCTCAGGAGATGTTCGTGATCATCCGATAGTTGCTGACGGGGCGTCGGAGTTGCTCCAAGCCGTGTTCGGAAAAGACAAGAACCCGTGCCGTTTGGTCTATGGCGTCGCAAGCCTTCCACTCGGCGCGCCGGTCGAGGTGGAATTCATCTTAGAAGTGCAGACCTGA
- a CDS encoding SDR family oxidoreductase encodes MNNRRKTAIVTGASQGIGAGIVNRFVDQGYNVVANSRNVTQSTEVGASDHVALVDGHIGEPATAAKVVETALSRFTSIDVVVNNAGIFFIKPFTDYTAEDFRALISTNVEGFLYLTQYCVKHMLAQTTGGSIITITAALARNPIRGVTAAVPMITKGGLETITQHLAMEYAKDGIRVNAVSPGVVTTPLHRETPKAMMESLSPMGRPSTVKDITDAVMYLTEAVTVTGHILYVDGGSHFGRW; translated from the coding sequence ATGAACAACCGCCGGAAGACCGCCATCGTAACCGGAGCCTCGCAAGGGATTGGCGCGGGAATTGTCAACCGGTTTGTCGACCAGGGGTACAACGTCGTGGCCAATTCCCGTAATGTGACCCAATCCACCGAAGTCGGGGCGTCCGACCACGTCGCGCTGGTGGACGGCCACATCGGCGAGCCAGCCACTGCCGCCAAGGTCGTTGAGACGGCGCTGTCCCGTTTCACGTCGATCGACGTCGTAGTCAATAACGCTGGCATCTTCTTCATCAAGCCCTTCACGGACTACACAGCTGAAGATTTCAGGGCGCTTATTTCGACGAATGTGGAAGGCTTCCTCTACCTCACCCAATACTGCGTCAAACACATGTTGGCACAGACAACCGGCGGAAGCATCATCACAATCACGGCGGCACTCGCCCGTAACCCGATCAGAGGCGTCACGGCCGCCGTGCCGATGATTACCAAGGGCGGCCTTGAAACCATCACCCAGCACTTGGCCATGGAGTACGCCAAGGACGGCATCCGCGTGAATGCCGTCTCTCCGGGCGTCGTTACGACGCCGCTTCACCGCGAGACTCCGAAGGCTATGATGGAAAGCCTGTCGCCGATGGGCCGCCCCTCGACAGTCAAAGACATCACGGATGCCGTCATGTACTTGACCGAAGCCGTGACCGTCACGGGGCACATCCTGTACGTCGATGGCGGTTCCCACTTCGGCCGCTGGTAA
- a CDS encoding nuclear transport factor 2 family protein gives MSLRTVASKFVELCRQGKNFDVMHSMYAPNIVSVEADGKETAGQGPVIKKSEDWVSDKTFHGETVAGPFYNGATPDQFTVYFTLDVTPKSTGRRITLEEVGVYTVTNDKITREQFFYDGDH, from the coding sequence ATGAGTCTTCGAACCGTCGCAAGCAAGTTTGTGGAGCTCTGTCGACAGGGCAAGAACTTCGACGTGATGCATTCGATGTACGCGCCCAACATCGTGTCGGTTGAAGCCGATGGCAAGGAAACCGCCGGCCAGGGCCCGGTGATCAAGAAATCCGAGGACTGGGTCTCCGACAAAACCTTCCACGGCGAGACCGTGGCCGGGCCGTTCTACAACGGCGCGACACCCGATCAGTTCACCGTCTACTTCACCCTCGACGTCACCCCTAAATCCACCGGCCGACGGATTACCTTGGAGGAGGTCGGTGTCTACACGGTCACAAACGACAAGATCACACGCGAGCAGTTCTTCTATGATGGCGACCACTGA
- a CDS encoding zinc-binding dehydrogenase: MVEALALKLGAAHYLDTEAVDIAKELTSLGGASVILATAPDSKAISALVGGLGVGGKLLVVGASTDPISVAPVQLILSRRSIQGWPAGTARDSEETLNFCALTGIRPMVETIPLQQAAAGYERMLSGKARFRVVLTM; this comes from the coding sequence ATCGTTGAGGCCCTGGCCCTGAAGCTTGGAGCCGCTCACTATCTCGATACAGAGGCTGTCGACATTGCGAAAGAACTGACGTCCCTTGGAGGAGCGTCGGTGATTCTGGCGACCGCGCCGGACAGCAAAGCCATATCGGCGCTCGTGGGCGGACTCGGAGTGGGGGGGAAACTGCTCGTGGTTGGGGCGTCGACCGATCCGATCAGTGTGGCGCCCGTTCAACTGATTCTCAGCCGCCGGTCTATTCAAGGATGGCCGGCAGGGACCGCTCGGGATTCAGAAGAGACATTGAACTTTTGCGCCCTCACGGGCATTCGGCCCATGGTCGAGACGATTCCGCTCCAACAAGCTGCGGCCGGCTACGAGCGCATGTTAAGCGGCAAGGCGCGGTTCCGCGTGGTGTTAACAATGTGA
- a CDS encoding integration host factor subunit alpha — MVKKDIARRIEQHADISKDEAAEVLEWILSLLKTTLQAGEPIIISGFGKFTVRNKHARPGRNPRTGEAMMVSARRAVTFHASLPFKAAVNSTLAEFRVSRSIH, encoded by the coding sequence ATGGTAAAGAAGGATATTGCCAGGCGAATTGAGCAGCACGCGGACATCTCGAAGGACGAGGCCGCTGAAGTGTTGGAATGGATTCTGAGCCTTCTCAAGACCACCCTTCAGGCAGGTGAACCGATCATCATCTCCGGCTTTGGTAAGTTTACGGTCCGAAATAAGCACGCTCGCCCGGGCCGGAATCCACGAACAGGCGAAGCGATGATGGTCTCGGCCCGCCGAGCCGTGACCTTTCATGCGAGTCTCCCCTTCAAAGCGGCGGTAAACTCTACATTGGCAGAATTCCGAGTTAGCCGTTCCATTCACTGA
- a CDS encoding tyrosine-type recombinase/integrase — MSLEGRAFPNLHIGRIGLVAHYFLLPASGYTLTNVEHAWRIIPDRIGLHDVRIHELRRTAASWLAIDGANLPVIQQVLNPSSLTCTQVYARLSPHRAATASCSRTKRKDTRVAGVSTSGSVLCHRESPSRNTGGADVRDT, encoded by the coding sequence GTGTCACTAGAAGGGCGAGCATTTCCCAATCTCCATATAGGGCGTATCGGTCTCGTCGCCCATTATTTTCTTCTTCCCGCCAGTGGGTACACCCTCACCAACGTCGAGCATGCCTGGCGCATCATCCCCGATCGGATCGGCTTGCACGATGTGCGGATTCACGAACTCCGACGCACTGCCGCATCCTGGTTGGCAATCGACGGCGCCAATCTTCCCGTGATTCAACAGGTCCTGAATCCTTCTAGCCTCACATGCACCCAGGTTTATGCCAGGCTCTCGCCCCATCGCGCCGCCACCGCCTCGTGCTCTAGAACAAAACGAAAGGACACACGAGTGGCCGGGGTAAGCACAAGCGGGTCAGTTCTGTGCCATCGTGAATCCCCGAGCCGCAATACGGGAGGCGCTGACGTTAGGGACACCTGA
- a CDS encoding helix-turn-helix transcriptional regulator: MNEFLNSYLAMQIKFLRESRSWTQEELGAAADMAQERIAVLENVNHSAWKISTLQKIAKAFDLTLSVSFENFSAQIRKLDNFTAESMGSLARTPRVQDLSVYLHRTPIKEATAVGIPGVEAIGTAEQTNPLARTTTTGRRIRRGTTQRTYRRPSRTSAISDAYTGEYIHA, encoded by the coding sequence TTGAATGAATTCTTGAACTCCTATCTCGCAATGCAGATTAAATTCCTTCGAGAAAGTCGTTCCTGGACTCAAGAAGAGCTTGGGGCCGCCGCAGACATGGCGCAGGAACGAATCGCGGTCTTAGAAAACGTCAATCATTCCGCCTGGAAGATTAGTACATTGCAGAAAATAGCTAAGGCTTTTGATCTTACCCTTAGTGTATCCTTTGAAAATTTCAGCGCTCAGATTCGCAAATTGGATAACTTTACTGCGGAGTCAATGGGCTCATTGGCCAGAACTCCACGGGTACAGGACTTGAGTGTTTATCTCCATCGAACGCCAATTAAAGAAGCTACCGCTGTTGGTATTCCTGGGGTCGAGGCAATAGGTACAGCAGAGCAAACGAATCCATTGGCCAGAACTACGACAACTGGGAGAAGGATAAGGCGAGGAACTACACAAAGGACATATCGGCGTCCTTCAAGAACATCGGCTATTTCTGACGCATATACGGGAGAATACATACATGCCTAA
- a CDS encoding DUF3467 domain-containing protein, translating to MPKQSKTPKTREKNILKSEDTPSFYANNIDLSVSTWDFRLKGGEIIQANKDSITIKELFTLYLSPNHAKMLSILLSERVAEYEKRFGELPLQPKAD from the coding sequence ATGCCTAAGCAATCAAAGACGCCAAAAACGCGAGAGAAGAATATACTTAAAAGTGAAGACACTCCTTCATTCTATGCCAATAACATTGATTTGAGTGTATCTACTTGGGACTTTCGGCTAAAGGGAGGAGAAATAATACAGGCAAATAAGGATTCCATTACCATCAAAGAGCTATTCACTCTTTACCTTTCTCCTAACCATGCCAAGATGTTGTCTATTCTTCTTTCTGAAAGGGTGGCAGAGTATGAGAAAAGATTTGGTGAGTTACCGCTTCAACCTAAGGCCGACTAA
- a CDS encoding AlpA family phage regulatory protein, whose protein sequence is MNTTNEADPTNLVNPAAILRPQDAQRHVALSRSSIYARLAENDFPKPIRLGPRAIGWLKSELDEWLASRPRSESRTMKP, encoded by the coding sequence ATGAATACAACAAATGAAGCCGACCCAACCAACCTCGTAAATCCTGCGGCAATTCTTCGTCCCCAAGATGCTCAACGTCATGTGGCCTTGAGTCGCAGCTCCATCTATGCGCGGCTAGCGGAGAACGATTTCCCGAAGCCAATCAGACTTGGGCCCAGAGCAATTGGATGGCTCAAATCAGAACTCGACGAATGGCTCGCAAGCCGACCGCGTTCAGAGAGTAGGACGATGAAGCCATGA